GATCGCCGCGCCGCAGATCTTGAGGCGAGGCCCAACCGCCAGCCCAAGGTTCACCACCTCGCGGAAGCCGGCGTCGGCTCCTCCCGTGTCGCGCGCATAGGTATATCCCTGGTCAAGCGCCTCGCGGAGATTCTTAAACATCCTTGCCGCCATGAGCCCCGGGGCGTTTCTTCGGGAGAGGTTTATCACCTCTATCTCAACGAGGCCGAGGTGCATGTGGGCATCAATTAAGCCCGGCATTATGGTATTGCCCTTACAGTCAAAGGTTTTATCCGCGTAAGGTGCGCTGATACGCTTACCTATCTCCTTAATGTGGTCGTTTTCCACAAGAAGCGAAATATTTTCTCTAATTTCACCGCCGTTGCCGTCAATCAAATTTGCGTTTTTGAAAAGCTTGTATGCCATGAATATCCCTCTTTATGCAGGTTTAATATTGTACAACATGCACGATATATGGTACATGCTGTATTATATACGTAAAAAATGAGATAATCAATAGAGACTGTTAAGTAAAAATAAAAAATTGAAAATTAATTAAAAACAAGAGATTTTGGAAGTTGATGGGTAAAAATAGTTGTAAATGTAAGGATAAATAGCGGTTATGTTACGATAGTCAGTACATCGATGATAAAAACTAAAAAAACACCGAGGCCCTAACGCCGAAGCGGCGGCAGTTGTCCTTTATTTCTCCGCGCAGCGTCTGCCAGTAATCCTTCCGTCCTTGGCGGTAGATTTTGTCGTAGAGGCCTGTCAGTTCGGGGCGCAGTGCGTTTATGAGGTTGAGGATGTTCTCTCTGTTTTGATTGCGCAGGTTCAGCGTATCGAAGTTCATCTCCGATACATGAGGAGCGGCGGCCTCTATCAGCGCGGCGCAGTCCGTTATCCCGGGGAATATGGGGGCCGCCATCACGCCGGTGCCGATACCTGCTTCTTTCAGCGCTGCGAGCACGGCGAGCTTTTTTTGCGGGCTCGACGCGTGGGGCTCCATCTTGCGCCGGAATCCGTCGTCGAGCGAACTGAAGGAGATGAGGACCTTTACGCGAGGAAATTCTTTGAAAAGGTCGATGTCACGTGTCACGAGCGCCGATTTGGTGATGATCGTGATATCGGGCTGCGCCGGCAGCAGTGATTGGAGGATGGCGCGCGTCGCCTGCGCGCGTTCCTCGTAGGGATTGTAAGCGTCGGTCATTGAACTTAGGAGTATCTCTTTATGGAATATCTTCGCGGGATCGAACGGCACGGCTGGGTGCTTCACGTCAAGGAACGTACCCCACGGTTCGGCGCGTCCGCCGCGCTCCCGCGTGATGCAGGCGGCGTAGCAGTAATGGCAGCCGTGTGGGCATCCGACATACGGGTTTATCACGAAATCCGCGCCGAGCTTGGTCGGCGACAGCAGGTTTTTTACTTTTACGTGCCTCACATTCACCATTGTATCCACTCCACCCCCGTCCCTGCATAACGCATGGTTCTTTACCTCACGCCGTCTTAGCCGCGGCGCGTATACAGCCATTATAACGCCTGGCGTAATGTTGTTATGGAAGGCTCATGGGGAAGATTTGCATTATTAGGCGTCCATTGGTAAACGATAAAGTCGATATTGAATATCATACTTCGGCTCATCAGCGAGCTGCCGCCATTGCACACCTTTTACCTTTTCGCTGTTACAGTATCTTGTTCTTTCTGCCGGCGGCAAGGCTCGTAAGCCGTTCTCCCAGCCAGCCGCTGAGGATGCCCAGCGCCGCGCCGCCGAGGACGTCGGTCGGGAAGTGTACATAGAGATAGAGCCGGGAGAGGGCGATCAGCGCCGCCAGCAGTCCCGCGGGGATCCACCATCCGCTGCGGCGGAAATATAGGGCAGACGCGGCGGCGAAAGAGGCCGCAGTGTGGCCGGAGGGAAACGAATAATCCGCTGGCCGCGCCACCAGCATCTGGATGCCGGTGTTGATGTCGTATGGACGAATCCGCGCTGCTAAGGGCTTTATCAGGCCGTTGCAGAGAAATATCTCAATCGCCAGCGCGGTGGCCACCGCGACGCCCAGCCGTCGTGTCCGGGGGAATAAAACCAGGAGCAGCGCCGCGGCGATCCATATGAAGCCCTTGTCCCCCAGACGGGAGATAAACGGCATCAGAAAATCTCCCGCCCCAGAGCGCAGATGGTTTTGGATGAAATCTAAAACGGCAAAGTCAAAATTCTGCAAGGCGACCCCTCCTTATCGCGGTGGTCCGGCGGCGCCCGGTTGCCGCGTGCCGGTGAAGCACAAACAGTATAAAACATAAGCCTCCCGTTGTAAGGAGCGGATGGTTCGGATGCTCATTTTATCAGACGGATATGTGGCGGATATTTTATATTGATGTACAATATAATTGCCGTCTTAGCAATGAAAATGGAGGGGAGATTCCATGGAAAAAAAGACGATAAAGATATGTATGGCGGGGTTTGGCAACGTTGGGGTACGTTTTACGCGGCTTCTGCTGGAAAAGGAGCGCGAGCTGCGCGACGATTACGGCTGCCGGGTGCTGGTCACCGGCGTCTGTACGCGCAGCAAGGGTACGATGATGAACCCGCGGGGCCTCGATCTTGGCGGCCTTCTAATCATGAACGGCGAACTGGGGCGATTTGAGCCCGAACATCCCGATTTTGTCTCCGGCTGCGACACCCACGCGATGATCGCCGCCGCTGAGGCGGATCTTTTTATAGAGCTCAGCACCCTTTCGATCGGCGACGGGGAGCCGGCCACGAGCTACATCAAAGAGGCCTTTGCCCGGGGAATGGACGTCATCACCGCTAACAAGGGGCCCGAGGCCTGGTCCTTCAATGAGCTGAAAGAGCTCGCCGAGACATCGGGAAGGAAATTCCTCTACGAGACGATCGTAATGGATGGCGCCCCGATCTTCAATATGGCGCGCGCCGGACTGCGCGGCAACCGGATCATCGCTCTGCGCGGCATACTGAACTCCACTACGAACTTTATCCTCGGCGAAATTGAGAAGGGCGGCAACTTCGCGGATGCCGTCGCCGAGGCGCAGCGTCTGCAGTTTGCCGAGGCGGACCCTTCGATGGATGTCGACGGCTGGGACGGCGCGGCGAAAATATGCGCGCTCGCGAATATCCTTATGGACGCGCGTCATACGCCGAAGGATGTGAAGGTCAAAAGTCTGGCAGGAATAACCACCGCTGATGTGAAGGCCGCCGAGACGGAGGGCTGCCGCATCAAATATATCTGCGGCGCGGAACGGGGCGACGACGGCGCCGTGCGGCTCTTCGTGGAACCGCGGCGGTTACCTCTCTCCGACCCCATGTGCTCGGTCAACGGCCGCTCTTCGGCGCTTATCTTCTATACCGACCTGGCGGGAGAGATAATGCTGACCGAGCGCGATCCCGATATCCTGCAGACCGCCTATGGAGTCTACAGCGACCTGCTGACGCTGATTGCGGAGAGATAAAGCGACAGCGTAAACAACGAACTGGTAAGGGGGCCGGCAAGGTCTCGGCCCCCTTCTTACTATATGGTGCGGCCTTTATGGAAGAACCGGCGGCTTGTGGAGCCATTGGTGTTCCCGTTGTTTTTTACCTGCGGATGACCTTGTGGAGCCATGAGTGTGATGGTAAAATATTTATATTCTTATCGGGCAGCAGTCCTATTTCTTAGTTATTATGGACGTTGCTGCAGCTGGTGGACTTTCTCATATATCATACAAGTAATCTGTAAGGGGAGCTTTTATATATTATGTCAAACGAAGACAGGATTCGGTTTTCTTTTTTACTTATTATCACGGTCATTGTATTCACCTTAAACGTGCAGATGACCCAGGCCAACCGCCGGGGGCTCAGCGAGCTTGACTCGCTCTTCGACGGCTACCTGTCGTCGACGGCGCGGCAGTGGGCTGACGCTTCGGAGGCCGACGCGCAGCAGTACGAGGCCGGAGCGGAGATTCAGTAGCGGCGGTGGATTTTTTAATGGCGCGGCGATATTATCCGCGCCATTAAGGTTGCCCTTTATCTGGTATTCATTCTAAGTCCGGCGAAAATAGCCGGGCTTTTTATTTTGCCCGATCATAACATTGGAACATAACGGAAGATCATTATGGCAGAACCGAAGGCGGTGGGTGAAACGCCTTTCTACGTGCTTTCGCAGAAGCCCGTGGAGACGGTGCGGTCCATCGTCTGCCGCCGCGCTTTTTTCCCCGCTTATTCGTACGAATTATTTGGCGGGATTACCGGTCGAGCAGGGCAGCCCGGCGGCGCATTTGCCGCACGCGTCAGTGGCGTTTACAAAATGAATGCCGCTCTGCGAATAATATTTTTCCGTCCGCATCACCATCGCGTAACAGCTGACACGGTCGAACCCCTCCGCGCCTAGGGCGTCGCCGACGCAATGTTTCAGGCACAGTCCACAGCTCCCGTTTCTCTTATACAGGCACCGCTCCTCCGGCAGCATCTTGTCCGGGGAAAGGGGAAGGTCGGTGACGACGGATGAGAGGTAACCGCAGCAGCCGCTGTCTGTCAGCAAAAGGTTGTTCATACCGAAGGTGCCCATGCCGCCTAAATAGGCAGGCGATATGCCGGTGGGACCAACGGCTTTTGTAGGTTGTAGGGGTCACGTAGCTTGTTCCGGTTGGCTTCACAGCCAGATAGCCGCTCTCCTGTATAACCCTGACCAGACCGTCGTCAATCGCCTTTACCGCGTTTGCCGAATGGCTGTAGGCATGAGTCCATAGCTCCGAGGCATAATAACCGCCCCTGTTGCTGTTGATGACCTCAATACTGAAGGGCAGAAAATAGACGGGGATCACAGTGGGGGCTGCCATAAAATCCGTCGTAAGGTGATGCTCCGGGTGCACGATCTCCCTTAGCCGTGCTATTTGCGGATGGCTGGCGTCTGTAAAGCGGACGACCGGCCTCCGCCATAACTCCGGCGCCGACGCGCCGTGTCTGTACTGGAGCAGCAGATCATACACTAATTGCCGCAACGTCTCTTTTGTCATAACGACACCGTCCAGACCGATATTTTCTGTTGTGTTCCTCTGTATTATACAGCGGAGACGGCAGTCTAAGCTGGTTGTCACAATGATTCTTTGTCATAGGAAATAAAAGGACATCTCTTTGTTCAGCTTAGCGAGTTAAAACGGTGACTTATATGCGGATCAGTACGCGGGTAAAGTTCGGTGAGGTCTGTGAAGTGCCTGCCTGTTGCGGTAAATTTTTTCACATATAAGAATCCGCCGGATGCGGTCGTTAAAAACGATTACGAACCCGGCGGCTTCGTGTTATCATCAGCCGCTGAAAATCAGGGCAGCAGCGGCATCACGTCGGATGGGGCGACCCTTAGATATATAGTCTCGCCGGCGTGATAATTCTTCGCGAGTTCCTTTGAAAGCTCTATGCGTATCACCGCGAAATTGCTCTCCGACTTGGTCTCATTGGGGCGTACGGTAATGACCGCCGAAAAAACGTCGTCGCGTACCTCAATGACCTTCGCCCGAATCGTGTTTTCGTCGCGCTCGTCTTCAGCAACAGGAATCAGATAATGGGCGCGTACCCCCACATAGCGCGCCTCGTCCGGTATCAGATGCGCGCTCGTGAAGGTCATGTTCCAATCGCTCGCGCGCAGGCGGTGGCTGTCGATGATCTCGATACGCGAGAAATTCTTGCAGCCTGAGAGGA
This genomic window from Cloacibacillus sp. contains:
- a CDS encoding radical SAM protein, with amino-acid sequence MVNVRHVKVKNLLSPTKLGADFVINPYVGCPHGCHYCYAACITRERGGRAEPWGTFLDVKHPAVPFDPAKIFHKEILLSSMTDAYNPYEERAQATRAILQSLLPAQPDITIITKSALVTRDIDLFKEFPRVKVLISFSSLDDGFRRKMEPHASSPQKKLAVLAALKEAGIGTGVMAAPIFPGITDCAALIEAAAPHVSEMNFDTLNLRNQNRENILNLINALRPELTGLYDKIYRQGRKDYWQTLRGEIKDNCRRFGVRASVFF
- a CDS encoding phosphatase PAP2 family protein; translation: MQNFDFAVLDFIQNHLRSGAGDFLMPFISRLGDKGFIWIAAALLLVLFPRTRRLGVAVATALAIEIFLCNGLIKPLAARIRPYDINTGIQMLVARPADYSFPSGHTAASFAAASALYFRRSGWWIPAGLLAALIALSRLYLYVHFPTDVLGGAALGILSGWLGERLTSLAAGRKNKIL
- a CDS encoding homoserine dehydrogenase; this encodes MEKKTIKICMAGFGNVGVRFTRLLLEKERELRDDYGCRVLVTGVCTRSKGTMMNPRGLDLGGLLIMNGELGRFEPEHPDFVSGCDTHAMIAAAEADLFIELSTLSIGDGEPATSYIKEAFARGMDVITANKGPEAWSFNELKELAETSGRKFLYETIVMDGAPIFNMARAGLRGNRIIALRGILNSTTNFILGEIEKGGNFADAVAEAQRLQFAEADPSMDVDGWDGAAKICALANILMDARHTPKDVKVKSLAGITTADVKAAETEGCRIKYICGAERGDDGAVRLFVEPRRLPLSDPMCSVNGRSSALIFYTDLAGEIMLTERDPDILQTAYGVYSDLLTLIAER